The Allocoprobacillus halotolerans nucleotide sequence GGTATTGCCAATACAAATTCATTCTTAAATGCTAATGTCTTTTGTACTTATTCTAGTATCTTTTCTGCCAATTCGTTGCGTTTGTATTTATACTTCATCTGTTTTCTAAGTATATTAAAGTTGAGATATCCCTGCATATATCTTGTTCCTATCCCTCTGCTTAATGTTATCAGCTCACGGATTTCCTTCATCATTTCATTGCTTCCCAATGATTTCCCATCTGCTGTGAGATATTTCTTTCCTATCGGTGATGTTGGAATCTGATTGCTCTTGGCTCCTAGATAATTTGCAAATTGCTTTATGCATTGCTTGGAATCTGATATGAGTTCTTTGACATCTTCAAAATATTTTTCATTGGCTTTGTATTTATCAAATGATTCACTGCCCAATCCTGTGATGTTCATAATCATGTAATCAGCATCATCAACTGCACAGATGATGCTTGCGTACTGTGCATCAATTTCTATTTCACCTGAAAGAATCTGCTGATTAATGATTTCAGTGGCTACATGATAGAGTTTATGTCGCATGTAAAAACATGTTGTGACACTCACGCCTAAAAAATGAGCTTCATCTTCCAATTTTATCTTGGATATCTCAAAATTTATGAAATTTTTCCATTGTTCCATAGAAAGATGTGACCGGTAAAGCAGGGTATTTGTTTTATCACAGAATGTTCTATGGCAGTCTTTGTATAGATATCTTTGATTTCCACAATGATCTCTGCCATTTTTCTTGATATGGATAGAACCGCATATAGGACATGTATCCATATCTAATGATTCATCATTTGAAAAATCATTGTTCAATGAAGAAATTAATCTGTTGATATAGTCACTGTCTTTAGGTTTCAAGAAATCAATAACTTGTTTTTCACTAATCATGATAACCACCAATCCTTTTCATATAATATTTTATATGAAATGAAAATTTCATGATTAGAGAAACAATGTTTTAACACCTAAAAAATGGAGTTAAAATCAATTTGTTATATTTTCAGCAATAAATTTATTAAAAAGATTGAAAAAATATAATGCAAAAAAAGTCGATGAAAAGGGAGAAAAAAGGAAAGTGAAGAAAAAAGTAAAAAAAAGATAAAAAAAGACTTGCAAAGGGGAGATAGAGATGGTATTATAGATGGGCACTCGAGAGAGGGCGACAGGGACATTGAAAACTGAACAGTAAACACGTCAATAGAAGATAAAGAAAAGAAAGAAGAGTCAAGAAGACAGGAAGTTGTCTTTAGATAGAGACAATGGAGAGTTTGATCCTGGCTCAGGATGAACGCTGGCGGCGTGCCTAATACATGCAAGTCGGACGCAGTGCCAAGAGCACTGAGTGGCGAACGGGTGAGTAAGACATAAGCAACCTGCCCCTGTGAGGGGGATAACTGCTGGAAACGGCAGCTAAGACCGCATAGGCATCGAGGTCGCATGACCATGATGTTAAATGTCCCACGGGACAGCACGGGGATGGGCTTATGACGCATTAGCTAGTTGGCGGGGCAGCGGCCCACCAAGGCGACGATGCGTAGCCGGCCTGAGAGGGTGGACGGCCACACTGGGACTGAGACACGGCCCAGACTCCTACGGGAGGCAGCAGTAGGGAATTTTCGGCAATGGGCGAAAGCCTGACCGAGCAACGCCGCGTGAAGGAAGAAGTCATTCGTGATGTAAACTTCTGTTATGAAGGAAGAACGCTGGATGGAGGGAATGCCATGCAGGTGACGGTACTTCATGAGGAAGCCACGGCTAACTACGTGCCAGCAGTCGCGGTAATACGTAGGTGGCGAGCGTTATCCGGAATCATTGGGCGTAAAGAGGGAGCAGGCGGCAGTGCAGGTCTGCGGTGAAAGACCGGAGCTAAACTTCGGTAAGCCGTGGAAACCGCACAGCTAGAGAGCATCAGAGGATCGCGAATTCCATGTGTAGCGGTGAAATGCGTAGATATATGGAGGAACACCAGTGGCGAAGGCGGCGGTCTGGGGTGCAGCTGACGCTCAGTCCCGAAAGCGTGGGGAGCAAATAGGATTAGATACCCTAGTAGTCCACGCCGTAAACGATGAGTGCTAAGTGTTGGGGGTCAGACCTCAGTGCTGGAGTTAACGCAATAAGCACTCGCCTGAGTAGTACGTTCGCAAGAATGAAACTCAAAGGAATTGACGGGGGCCGCACAAGCGGTGGAGCATGTGGTTTAATTCGAAGCAACGCGAAGAACCTTACCAGGTCTTGACATGCCGTCAAAGGCTCCAGAGATGGAGAGATAGTCATGGCGGACACAGGTGGTGCATGGTTGTCGTCAGCTCGTGTCGTGAGATGTTGGGTTAAGTCCCGCAACGAGCGCAACCCCTGTTGCCAGTTGCCAGCATTAGGTTGGGGACTCTGGCGAGACTGCCTCTGCAAGGAGGAGGAAGGCGGGGATGACGTCAAATCATCATGCCCCTTATGACCTGGGCTACACACGTGCTACAATGGACGGATCAGAGGGCAGCGAAGCCGCGAGGCGGAGCGAAACCCAGAAACCCGTTCACAGTTCGGACTGCAGTCTGCAACTCGACTGCACGAAGCTGGAATCGCTAGTAATCGCGAATCAGCATGTCGCGGTGAATACGTTCTCGGGCCTTGTACACACCGCCCGTCACACCATGAGAGTTGGTAACACCCGAAGCCGGTGGCCCAACCGCAAGGAGGGAGCTGTCTAAGGTGGGACTGATGATTGGGGTGAAGTCGTAACAAGGTATCCCTACGGGAACGTGGGGATGGATCACCTCCTTTCTAGGGAGAAGAGAGAAGATGTGGATACTGTTTGGTTTTGAGTGTATCTGTAAAGATGCATTCAAGGCAGGAACATTGAAAACTGAACAGCAAACTTTCTACAAAGAAAGCGAAGAAACGAAAGATGAAAGAGATCAGGAAAGAAAAGAAGAAGGTCGAAATCATCTAGTTGCAAACTAAGAAAGCACGAAAGAGAACTTGAACACTTTAGGTTAAGCGAAGAAGAGCGTATGGCGGATGCCTGGCCACCAGGAGGCGAAGAAGGACGCAGCAAACGGCGAAACGCGACGGCGAGCAGTAAGCATGCTAAGACCCGTCGATATCCGAATGGGGGAACCCGTCATCCAAGGGGATGACATCGACAGAAGTCGAGGCGATACGCAGGGAACTGAAACATCTCAGTACCTGCAGGAAAGGAAAGTAAGAACGATTCCGTGAGTAGTGGCGAGCGAAAGCGGAGGAGCCCAAACCATCAGATGATGGGGTTATAGGGGTGCCGATAAAGCCAATGTGACATGACAGGAGAAGCGCAGGGGAAGGCGCAGCGAAGAGGGTGAAACTCCCGTATCCGAAGTCGTGGAGCGAGGCGAGGCAGGCCCTGAGTACGTCGGGACACGAGGAATCCTGACGGAAGGATCGAGGACCATCTCGAAAGGCTAAATACTCCCTGGTGAGCGATAGTGGACCAGTACCGTGAGGGAAAGGTGAAAAGAACCCCGGGAGGGAGTGAAAGAGAACCTGAAACCATATGCTTACAAGAAGTCAGAGCCCGTTAAGGGGTGATGGCGTGCCTTTTGTAGAATGAGCCGGCGAGTTATGATATGGAGCGAGGTTAAGCAGGAGATGCGGAGCCGAAGCGAAAGCGAGTCTGAAGAGGGCGACAGTTGCATGTCATAGACCCGAAACCGGGTGATCTAGCCATGATCAGGTTGAAGTCGGGGTAAGACCCGATGGAGGACCGAACCGACCCCCGTTGAAACGTTGGCGGATGAATTGTGGCTAGGGGTGAAATTCCAAACGAACCCGGAGATAGCTGGTTCTCCCCGAAATAGCTTTAGGGCTAGCGTCGCGAGGAAGTCGCATGAAGGTAGAGCACTGAATATGTGATGGCCTCATCTCGAGGTACTGAGCATAATCAAACTCCGAATGTCATGAGGACATGCGCGGCAGTCAGACCATGGGTGATAAGGTCCATGGTCAAGAGGGAAACAGCCCAGACCATCAGCTAAGGTCCCCAAATGCATGCTAAGTGGAAAAGGATGTGGAGATGTACAGACAACCAGGAGGTTGGCTCAGAAGCAGCCATCCTTGAAAGAGTGCGTAACAGCTCACTGGTCGAATGACTCTGCGCCGAAAATTTACCGGGGCTAAGCATGATACCGAAGCTATGGATTTACGGAAGTAAGTGGTAGGGGAGCGTTCCAGACAGCGATGAAGCGGCATCGGAAGGAGCCGTGGAGCGTGTGGAAGAGAGAATGCCGGTGTGAGTAGCGGCACGTGGGTGAGAATCCCACGCACCGGAGACCCAAGGTTTCCAGAGGAAGGTTCGTCCGCTCTGGGTAAGTCGGGACCTAAGGCGAGGCCGAAAGGCGTAGTCGATGGACAACGGGTGGAGAGTCCCGTACCGGAGTGCAGGCGAGGGAGTGACGGAGACGGCTAGGCTGACCAGCTGCTGGAAAAGCTGGGGCAAGCGAGGTAGGGGCCATCCAGGCAAATCCGGATGGCATAACCCGAAGGCGTGATGCGGATGGAACATTGCGATAAGTACAGAAGATGCCAAAGCCGGCTTCCAAGAAAAGCTTCTAGCATAACTGCACTCTGCCCGTACCGAAAATGGACACACATGGGTAAGGAGAGAATCCTAAGGTGAGCGAGAGAACTATAGCCAAGGAACTCTGCAAAATGACTCCGTAACCTAGGGAGAAGGAGTGCTCAGTGAAAGCTGAGCCGCAGTAAAACGGCCCAAGCGACTGTTTACCAAAAACACAGCTCTCTGCGAAGACGCAAGTCGAAGTATAGGGGGTGACGCCTGCCCGGTGCTGGAAGGTTAAGGGGAGTGGTCAGCGCAAGCGAAGCCATGAACCGAAGCCCCAGTAAACGGCGGCCGTAACTATAACGGTCCTAAGGTAGCGAAATTCCTTGTCAGGTAAGTTCTGACCCGCACGAAAGGCGTAACGATTTGGGCGCTGTCTCGGCTGTAGACTCGGTGAAGTCTTAGTACCTGTGAAGATGCAGGTTACCGCGACTAGACGGAAAGACCCCATGGAGCTTTACTGTAGCCTGATATTGGACTCTGATGCATGATGTACAGGATAGGTAGGAGGCAGTGAGACGGATACGCCAGTATTCGAGGAGCCGACGTTGGGATACTACCCTTGATGCATTGGAGTTCTAACCGGGCCTCATGGAGCTGAGGACGGGACAGTGTCAGGTGGGCAGTTTGACTGGGGCGGTCGCCTCCCAAAGAGTAACGGAGGCGCCCAAAGATACCCTCAGCATGGATGGAAACCATGCGCAGAGTGCAAAGGCAAAAGGGTGTTTGACTGCGAGACAGACGAGTCGAGCAGGGACGAAAGTCGGGCTTAGTGATCCGGCGGCACCGAATGGAAGGGCCGTCGCTCAACGGATAAAAGCTACCCTGGGGATAACAGGCTGATCTCCCCCAAGAGTTCACATCGACGGGGAGGTTTGGCACCTCGATGTCGGCTCATCGCATCCTGGAGCTGAAGTCGGTTCCAAGGGTTGGGCTGTTCGCCCATTAAAGCGGTACGCGAGCTGGGTTCAGAACGTCGTGAGACAGTTCGGTCCCTATCTGTCGTGGGCGCAGGAAGTTTGAGGAGAGCTGCCCTCAGTACGAGAGGACCGGGGTGGACGGACCGATGGTGCACCAGTTGTCACGCCAGTGGCACAGCTGGGTAGCCAAGTCCGGAAGGGATAAACGCTGAAGGCATCTAAGCGTGAAGCCCCTCCAAGATGAGACTTCCCATTCGTAAGAAGGAAGGTCCCTCCAAGACGAGGAGGTAGATAGGTCATAGGTGCAAGCATGGCGACATGCTGAGCTGAATGATACTAATAGACCGAGAGCTTAGCCAGGGAAGTGTGAAAGAAAAAGCTGTTCAGTTTTGAGCGTTCGTGCTCTAAGGGGATCTGGTGGCGAAGGCATGATGGACACACCTGTAACCATGCCGAACACAGAAGTTAAGCATCATAGCGGCGAAGATAGTGGGCAACTGCGACAATAGCACGCTGCCAGTCCATTCGGGAAGGTTCAGTTCTTCTGTTTCCTTCCCTTTTTTATTCTCAATTATAATATCATACAAGAAAGGAATGATTATATTGGGTATCAATATAACCATTTCTTTTTTTATATAAATGTTTAATGATCATTTATATATTTTGCAGATAATTTTCTTAATAAATTAATAGGATAAGATATTGAATTGAATGGAAAGCTTGTTATAAAATCGATTATCTAACTACATGTTTCTATTGAGGAATATTAAAGCAAAAAATGATATTAATTTATTTAAAATAATGGCATAGTAAAAAGAGAAAAAGCTAACTGAAAAAAATTAAAAAAGATGCGAAAAAAGCTTGATTTAAAAGACAAATTAGTGTAAAATGCACTTGTTGTGAATGCGTAGAAGTGCGAGGTTGCTGAAACGCTGAAAGCCGTTGTCATGAGCGGAGGACGTTTTCAGGGAATTCGCATCGAGCAGCCAATAAAATTGGCAAGAAGGAGGAATAAGTCATGGCAAACAACAAAATTAGAATTCGTTTGAAATCATTTGATCACAAAATCTTAGATACTTCTGCTGAAAAAATTGTTTCAGCTGCTAAGAAGTCTGGAGCACAAGTTGTAGGTCCAGTACCATTACCAACTGAAAAAGAAGTATATACAATTTTAAGAGCAGTTCACAAGTATAAAGATTCACGTGAACAATTTGAAATCAGAACTCACAAACGTCTAATTGACATTGTGAATCCAACACCAGAAACAGTTGATGTATTAACTCGTTTAGAATTACCAAGTGGTGTGGATATTGAAATTAAATTATAAGGAAAGGTTAAGGTGTAACTCATGAAAGGAATCTTAGGTCGTAAGATTGGAATGACTCAAGTTTTCACTACTGATGGAAAATTAATCCCAGTAACAGTTGTAGAAGCAACTCCAAACGTTGTATTACAAAAGAAAACAGTTGCTACTGATGGATATGATGCAATCCAAGTTGGTTTTGAAGATAAGAGAGAAAAATTAGCAACTAAACCTCACAAAGGACATGTTGCAAAAGCTCAAACAGCTCCTAAGCGCTTCATTAAAGAATTTCGTTATGACGAAATGATGAGTTATGAAGTTGGTCAAGAAATTAAAGTTGATAGCTTTGTAGCTGGTGAAGTTGTGGATGTAACAGGAACTAGCAAAGGTAAAGGTTATCAAGGTGTTATAAAAAGACATGGACAACAAAGAGGACCAATGGGACATGGTTCAGGTGCTCATAGAATCGTTGGATCAATGGGACCAATTGCTCCAAACAGAATCGCTCCAGGTAAGAAATTACCAGGACATATGGGTAACGTTACAAGAACAGTTCAAAACTTGGAAATCGTTGCTGTTGATGTAGAAAACAATGTATTATTAATTAGCGGATCAATTCCTGGTCCTAAAAAAGGATTGGTTGTTGTAAAATCAGCAATTAAAGGGAATGGAAAAGTTAATCCTGCTAAAGATTTAGTTGTATATGAAACTGAAAGTCCAGTAGTGGAAGAAACTACTGATGCAGTGGAAACTGCTGAATAATGAAGCGAAAGGAGGAAAACTAATGTTAAAAGTTGCAGTATATAATCAAGAAGGACAAAAAGTTAAAGATACAGAATTAAATGAATCTGTATTTGGTATTGAACCAAATAACCAAGCAATCTTTGATATGGTCTTACTACAAAGAGCTTCATGGAGACAAGGGACTCATAAAGTGAAAAACCGTACTGAAGTTAAAGGTGGAGGAAAGAAACCTTGGCGTCAAAAAGGTACAGGTAGAGCAAGACAAGGATCTATCCGTGCTCCACAATGGAGAGGTGGAGGAGTTGTATTTGGACCTACACCAGATAGAAACTATAAATTAAAAATGAACAAAAAAGTAAGACGTTTAGCACTTAAATCTGCTTTAAGTCAAAAAGTTATTGATAGTGAATTAACTGTTTTAGATAACATCACTATTGATGCACCAAAAACAAAAGCAATGGTAAAAGTGTTAGAAAACTTAGAAGCTAACAGAAAAACATTAATCGTTATGGATGAAATCAATGAAAATGTTGCTTTATCAGCAAGAAATATTCCTGGTGTTAAAGTGATTAATTCAAAAGGACTTAACGTATATGATATTTTAGATAGCACAAAGTTAGTAATGACTGAAGGAGCTATCAAAGCTGTTGAGGAGGTATTGGCATAATGGCACATATTACAGATGTTTTAAAGAAACCAGTACTTACTGAAAAATCTTTATTGTTACAACAAAACGAAAACAAATATACATTTGATGTAGATGTAACTGCTAATAAAACTGAAGTAAAAGTAGCAGTTGAAAAAATGTTTGACGTTAAAGTTGAAAAAGTAAACATTATGAATGTGAAACCTAAAACAAAAAGAATGGGTAGATACGTTGGTAAAACAAATAGAAGAAGAAAAGCTATTATTAAATTAAAAGAAGGATATTCAATCGATTTATTTGGTGAAGAATAATCCTAAGAACTATTGGAATGAACTCCATTCCAGATAAAATAAATAAGGAGGAAATCAGATGCCTATTAAAGTATATAAGCCTACGACAAATGGACGTCGTAATATGACTTCTTTAACTTATGAAGAAATTACAACAAATAAGCCTGAGAAATCATTAACAGTTCGTTTATCTAAAACTGGTGGGCGTAATAATCAAGGTGTAATCACTACTCGTCATCACGGTGGTGGACATAAACGTTTATATCGTATTATCGATTTCAAACGTAATAAAGATGGAATTGTTGGTAAAGTTGCAACAATCGAATATGATCCAAACAGATCAGCTAACATTGCATTAATTCACTATGTAGATGGTGAAAAAAGATATATTTTAGCTCCTAAAGGATTAGAAGTTGGAATGAAAATTATTTCAGGAGAAAATGCTGACATTATCGTTGGTAACAGCTTACCTATGGGAAATATGCCTGAAGGTACAGTTATCCACAATATTGAAATGCATCCTGGAAAAGGTGGGCAAATTGCAAGATCAGCAGGTGTTTCTGCTCAAATCTTAGGTAAAGAAGGAAAATATGTTACTGTAAGATTAGCTTCTGGTGAAGTTAGAAAATTCTTAGCAGTTTGTAGAGCAACAGTTGGTGTTGTTGGAAATGAAGATCATGGATTAGTTAATATCGGTAAAGCCGGACGTAATAGATGGAAAGGAATTAGACCAACAGTTCGTGGTTCTGTTATGAACCCTAATGACCATCCACACGGTGGTGGTGAAGGTAGAACTTCAATTGGTCGTAAAGCTCCTATGACTCCATGGGGTAAAAAAGCTCTTGGAGTTAAAACAAGAAATAGTAAAAAAGCTTCAAATAAATTAATCGTACGTCGTCGTAACTGTAAATAAAAAGGAGGGTTATAGAATATGGCAAGAAGTTTAAAAAAGGTCCATTCGTGGATGAACACTTAATGAAAAAGTTGAAGCATTAAATGCTGCAAACAAAAAAGAAGTCATTAAAACATGGTCAAGACGTTCTACAATCTTCCCACAATTTATTGAACACACGTTCGCAGTTTATAACGGAAGAGAACACATCCCAGTATATGTTACTGAAGATATGGTTGGACATAAATTAGGAGAATTTGCTCCTACAAGAACTTATCATGGTCATGATGCTGATGATAAAAAATCTGGTAAATAGAAAGAGAGGAGAAAATAAACATGGAAGCAAGAGCTCAAGCTAAAATGATTCGTGTTTCACCTCAAAAAGCAAGATTAGTTGTTGACTTGGTAAGAGGGAAGCAAGTAAAAGAAGCACTTGGAATCTTAGAATTTGTAAACAAAAGTGCAACTCCTGCAATCATTAAAGTCGTTAAATCTGCTGCACAAAACGCTGTATTCAATGAAGGTGCAGAAGAAGATAAATTATACATCAAAGAAATTTATGTAGACGAAGGTCCTACATTAAAAAGATTCCGTGCAAGAGCAAAAGGAAGTAACTCAAATTTTAAAAAGAACAAGCCACATCACTTGTGTGGTTGCTGAAAGATAGGAGGGCAAAGTATGGGTCAAAAAGTAAGTCCAGTAGGATTACGTGTTGGCGTTAACCGCGATTGGAATTCAAGATGGTACGCTAATGATAAAGACTTTGCTTCATTATTACACGAAGATATCAAAATTCGTGAATTCTTATATGCAAAGTTAAAAGGCGCTTATGTCGCTAATATTGAAATTGAAAGATCTAAAAATCGTGTAAGTATCTATGTTCATACATCTCGTCCTGGTGTTGTTATTGGAAAAGATGGTGAAGCTGTTGATGCTTTAAGAAAAGAAGTTGCCAAAATGGTTAACGGAAAACAAGTATTTATTAACATTGTTGAAATTAAAAATCCAGATGTTGTTGCTCAACTTGTAGCAAACAAAATTGCTGAACAATTAGAAAACCGTGCTTCATTTAGAACAGTTCAAAAAAGAGCTATTCAAGCTGCTATGAGAGCTGGTGCTAAAGGAATCAAAACTGCTGTTTCAGGACGTTTAGGTGGTGCTGATATGGCAAGAACTGAAGGTTATTCTGAAGGTGTTGTACCTCTTCATACATTAAGAGCTGACATTGATTATGCGACTGCTGAAGCTGACACAACTTATGGAAAATTAGGAGTAAAAGTTTGGATTTGTAAGGGAGAAATTCTTCCTGCAAAGAAGAAAGGGGATAAATAATCATGTTGATGCCTAAGAGAACTAAATATAGAAGACCTCATAGAATCAAATATGAAGGTAAAGCTAAAGGTGGAACTGAAGTTTCTTTCGGTGAATACGGATTACAAGCTTTAGAAGGTGCTTGGATTACTTCAAGACAAATCGAAGCTGCTCGTATCGCTATGAACCGTTATATGAAACGTGGTGGGCAAGTTTGGATTAGAATCTTCCCTCATTTAGCAAAAACAAAGAAACCTCTTGAAGTCCGTATGGGTTCAGGTAAAGGTGCTCCAGAAGAATGGGTAGCAGTTGTAAAAACAGGTCGCGTTATGTTCGAAGTTGCTGGTGTAGAAGAAGAAGTTGCAAGAGAAGCATTAAGACTTGCATCTCACAAATTACCAGTGAAATGTAAGATTATTGGAAGAGGTGAGTAATTGTGACAGTTCAAGATATTAGAAATACAGAAACTCAAGAATTACTTAACAAAGTAGAAGAGTACAAAAAGAATTATTTGGATTAAGATTCCAACAAGCAACAGGACAATTAGAAAATACTGCTCGTATTAGAACAGTAAGAAAAAATATTGCAAGAATTAAAACAATTATTAGAGAAAGAGAATTAAACAAATAGAAGGAGTAGACTATGGAAAGAAACAATCGTAAAGTTTACACTGGAACAGTTATTTCTACAAAAATGGATAAGACAATTACTGTTTTAGTTGAAACTCATGTTAAACACAAAAAATACGGAAAACGTGTTAAATCTTCTAAAAAGTTTAAGGCTCATGATGAAGAAAACATTGCAAGAGATGGAGATGTTGTAAAAATCATGGCAACTCGTCCATTGTCTGCAACTAAACGTTTCCGTTTAGTAGAAGTTGTAAAAAAGCAGAAATTATTTAATGAAAAGAATCTGAAAGGAGGTCACTTGAATGATCCAGAATGAAAGCAGATTAAAAGTTGCTGACAATACAGGAGCAAAAGAAGTATTAGTAATTAGAAACCTTGGTGGTTCAAATAGAAAATTTAGTAACATCGGTGATGTAGTCGTAGCAACAGTGAAACAAGCGACTCCAGGTGGTACAGTTAAAAAGGGTGAAGTTGTAAAAGCGGTTATCGTAAGAACAAAATACGGTGTCAACCGTGATAATGGTTCTTATATCAAATTTGATGACAACGCTTGTGTTATTATTAAAGATGATAATTCACCTAAAGGAACTCGTATCTTTGGACCGGTAGCAAGAGAGTTAAGAGATGCAGATTTCATGAAAATCGTATCATTAGCTCCTGAGGTATTATAGGAGGAAACGAGAAGATGAAATTACGTGTAGGTGATACAGTTCAAGTTATCGCTGGTAGCGATAAAGGAAAAACTGGAGAAATTATTCAAATTCTAAGAAAAGAAGATAGAGTGATTGTTGAAGGTGTTAACATGGTAACAAAACACATTAAACCTTCACAAACAGATCCAGAAGGTGGTATTGTAACAAGAGAAGCACCTATTCATGTTTCTAATGTTGCATACTATGATTTAAAAGCAAAACAACCTGTAAAAATCGGATATGCATTCGATGAAGACGGTAAAAAATACCGTATCAACAAAAAAACAGGAAAAGCTTTAGATAAAAATACAAAGAAGAAAAAGTAATCGGAAGGAGGTTAAATAATGAACCGACTAAAGGAACGTTATGAAAATGAAATTGTTAAGTCATTAATGACTAAATTTAATTATAGTTCTGTAATGCAAGTTCCAGCTATGGAAAAAATCGTTATCAACATCGGTGTTGGTGATGCTGTTAGCAATTCTAAATTATTAGACGAAGCTGTAGAAGAATTAACTTTAATTTCAGGACAAAAACCAGTGATTACTAGAGCAAAGAAATCAATTGCTGGATTTAAATTACGTGAAGGAATGCCAATTGGTTGTAAAGTCACTTTACGTGGAGAAAGAATGTATGAATTCTTAGATAAATTAATCAGTATTTCTTTACCTCGAGTTAGAGATTTTAGAGGTGTACCAAAGAATTCTTTTGATGGAAGAGGAAATTACACATTAGGTGTTAAAGAACAATTAATTTTCCCAGAAATCAATTTCGATAAAGTAAACAAAATTAGAGGAATGGATATTGTATTCGTAACAACTGCTAAAACTGATGAAGAAGGTCATGAATTATTAGCACAATTAGGAATGCCATTCCAAAAATAAGGAGGACTTAATTAATGGCTAAAACATCAATGAAAGTTAAACAACAACGTCCTCAAAAATACAAAGTTCGTGAATATACAAGATGCGAACGTTGTGGACGTCCACATGCAGTAATTAGAAAATTTAAATTATGCCGTATTTGCTTCAGAGAATTAGCTTACAAAGGTGAAATTCCTGGTGTTAAAAAAGCAAGCTGGTAATCAAATCATCCAAATGGAAGGAGGACATTTCAAATGACAGATCCAATTGCAGATATGTTAACAAGAATTCGTAATGCGAATCAACAACGTCATGAAGAAGTTGTTGTACCAGCATCAAAATTAAAAGTGCAATTAGCTGAAATT carries:
- a CDS encoding type Z 30S ribosomal protein S14 — translated: MAKTSMKVKQQRPQKYKVREYTRCERCGRPHAVIRKFKLCRICFRELAYKGEIPGVKKASW